tcagataaataaatcttttttgtataaaacttgttgtaacggtgcttataattggtgggtgcgacaaaaTTTTGGTTGATGCgcctatatttttttaattaggagCATTGGTGCTACCAgtcaaaaaggttaattttgagccctcgtctgctttacacattttagaaaaacattttgttgtaattatgaataaatacGAATAAAAAcaggccatttacagctttcaaatcttttttttcaatatGACCAATATTACTTATGATCGATTACgtaagaaactctgaaaactggactgacagtttcaatttacaataaattctgttaagtggctttgacacattttacattgtaataGCACTAGataaatgaagatgaattgaattaaatctgtttaaatgtGTACACATGAATGCACCTAACAAAAtattatctgatttattttacatttaatgtgcatccaaaattacagtgtgtgaatccaatgtttccagtgtcttttcacttttcagcttttgatgagagtttttaaggcttaatgaaaactaatgttttttatatatatatatttcagacctaattgaagagaatgaggggagtaaagaggaggaacatcatgtcaaaattgaggaaaacactaatttacagactgatggtattttgaaaaggagagacaagaattgtttcacctgcactcagtgtggaaagagttttgcaaccaaaagcaaacttaagattcacatgatgatccacactggagagaaaccattcacatgcactcagtgtgggaagagtttcaaccaatcatcacaccttaataaacacatgatgacccacactggagagaaaccattcacatgcactcagtgtgggaagagtttcagccaatcatcaaaccttaataaacacgtgaggatccacactggagagaaaccattcacatgcacccagtgtgggaagagtttcagccaatcatcatcccttaatctacacatgaggatccacactggagagaaaccattcacatgtactcagtgtggtaagagtttcagcctatcatcaaaccttaataaacacatgaggatccacactggagagaaaccattcagttgccctcagtgtgggaagagtttcagctgctcatcacaccttaatcatcacatgatgatccacactggagtgaaaccattcacatgccctcagtgtgggaagagtttcagccaatcatcacatcttaataaacacatgaggatccacactagagagaaaccaaaaaacagaattttgcatgcttaaactctagtgtgactgcagcttcggtgtgggatgagtttcagcaactACTCagaccttaaagggccatgacaccccccactttcggttaaagtctacttcagaattttttttaaaagatgcatgattaaagGGCGCAGAGCTCcacgagcatcgggcaggagtgggcgtggccagcaggggagaaggggagcgaacaactgttgatgtcagttagctcacaaactaagacacaaaccgtgaggagacgcatgagtttatagttcacaaagttaaaatgcaaagaaataaacagtaatttaatgccctgctacatttgttattcgtaatttcatttacacaaaaccacaatttatatcattataaagacaatcgtgttcatataaatactataaatgaGAATTCTACCTTGATCCCCaggtctaaattatagatcttaaatgcagactcagtgcagcaggtctcctgacctgtctattttaaccattagccctgctggtaatatagaggatttaggcaaacacagcagcacggtgatgtgtctgaatgtgaacgaactcctgataaaagtcaacgtccgccattcttcaattctcgcactgctctcccgacaaacatgcttgcagcacacacagctttgctgtatgatcggccctgacaggatcttggtgaaaaaaacatgcaagaaaccccgtggatcatggaaacaaacacatacgagccttcatgaacggctactgcgtgccgttggtctgtgtctcactcacagcttgcttgaaactggcaggtctgccttcggaaagcacgtgctctcatgaataattaagcagccggctcttctcataggataagaaatctACGCCatgaaaaataatgagaaactgacgcgtcatcattgcacttgcagttctgcgctacgtcgccgattttgatcccgccccaaaaatcattttaaacccggaagctgaaattagctgacaaaagctcaaaattatccagttttccccacaattaaagctgacaggtgctaacattgtcttaactgatgctcaacacacacaaatctgttaatataaaaaaaaaaagttctccagggtgtcctgaatctttaataaacacataaagacctacactggagagaaaccattcacaagCACTCAGTGTGAAAAGTTTCAACCGATCAGaaaaccttaatgaacacatgaagattcacactggtgtgaaagagtatatgtgcttgagtgtgagaagacttttctAACAGCTCCAAAATTTAAGCTGCACCAGAACTGcactgtgacaagaggtttaatcagttaacacatctgaaaacagaagaggattcacactggagagaaaccgttcagaTTAAGAACCACATGGACAAAAAGTTGCgcacatgacatgaatgcagcaaaacattttctcatgtgcacaggatttttcatgtctgaataatgtttaaaaagGCTGAGGGACggtatactgttttccaacactcctacactggggttgtaaatgtgtcgcGTTTCTCTCACTCTCctgtgtattcatgtagctagttttgttttggatgatgttctctgtctgactccctgaatgagaaacaaatcactGGGAAAACACTGCACATCAAATAAGGTGGAGCTCCAGGACAGTTAGTTTGCATAAT
The Danio rerio strain Tuebingen ecotype United States chromosome 4, GRCz12tu, whole genome shotgun sequence genome window above contains:
- the LOC137489667 gene encoding uncharacterized protein — translated: MAFIKEESEDVKIEETFTVKQEDLQEQTDLIEENEGSKEEEHHVKIEENTNLQTDGILKRRDKNCFTCTQCGKSFATKSKLKIHMMIHTGEKPFTCTQCGKSFNQSSHLNKHMMTHTGEKPFTCTQCGKSFSQSSNLNKHVRIHTGEKPFTCTQCGKSFSQSSSLNLHMRIHTGEKPFTCTQCGKSFSLSSNLNKHMRIHTGEKPFSCPQCGKSFSCSSHLNHHMMIHTGVKPFTCPQCGKSFSQSSHLNKHMRIHTREKPKNRILHA